A single genomic interval of Dysidea avara chromosome 6, odDysAvar1.4, whole genome shotgun sequence harbors:
- the LOC136259471 gene encoding uncharacterized protein, which translates to MPPKRKRSSTFCVFQAKRRKQNQRLDPEKRRNDKYCAARRLQLELPPHPVLGVNWTQRRRQRDAEAHCVARQDEEKRSQERIHDAAALRLARADPAREEQQRDTAAHRLARADPATREEEQQRETAARRLAREDPDLQDAMVDGDGDPRNVGCRVILPSSFTGGPRCMHERQQDAMTYVRKYGHPNLFITMTTNPNWPEIRNNLLPGQEPLDRPDLVARVFRLKVKKLLEMLTKEMIFGKPWAWLYSTEWQKRGLPHCHLLQWLIPEHKITPDKIDDIICAEIPDPMVDPELHQIMISNMVHGPCGSINPDSPCMEDGRCSKSYPKQFKADTQLRADSYPLYRRRSPEHGGQVATINMRVMGSRVTQEIDNRWIVPYNKLLLHSLNCHCNVELCVSIKSIKYVLKYVHKGCDQATFALRSDQVDEISDFQNARYISSSEAAWRILEFPIHERFPPVEQLAVHLENGQRVYFTEETAKEQASGDPPKTTLTEFFVLCQSDDFTRTLLYEEVPQYYTWSRKTWNRRKQGKDVADHPGVKEAQVIGRVYTISPRQGECFYLRLLLHHVRGPQSFADLRTVEGDLCSSFRDACLRLGLLEDDNQYHLAMEKASVSNSPASLRTLFAVILNWCEPSNPLEIYENHKEAMAEDFLHQQRTQHRDDDLEFNDDIFNVALNDLQEKVISMGGRELSEYGLPQPQAVDSNRFARVYRREIDYNPEEQQAYVNRNVPLLIADQQDVYDTFCSMIDRDEGGMLFLDAPGGTGKTFLINLILAKLGSVGDIALATASSGIAATLLTGGRTLHSTFKIPLDLHASDIPMCNIKKGTALCRVIIEAKAIVVDEAPMTNRGAFEALDRTLRDLTGNDNPMGGKCMLLCGDFRQILPVIQGGTRGNIVDACLKRSHLWDSVVVKQLHTNMRVHLCGDVAAGQFAEELLAIGDGKFPIDTLPDVVQLPDTMGTFVDSKEELVSRVYPDLLSNFSDLAWLSERCILAPLNKTTHSINVTLVEQLPGDCCDYRSLDTIPDESQAVHFPTEFLNSLEVSGLPQHLLLLKVGAPIIILRSLDPPRVTNGTRCAVTKLSANTVEAKISHDGFNFQLHFALP; encoded by the exons ATGCCGCCTAAGCGAAAACGATCGTCTACTTTTTGTGTGTTTCAAGCAAAGAGACGCAAGCAGAACCAAAGATTGGATCCAGAGAAGAGACGGAACGACAAATACTGCGCCGCCAGGAGGCTTCAACTGGAGCTACCACCTCATCCAGTGCTAGGTGTGAACTGGACTCAGAGACGACGACAACGCGACGCAGAAGCCCATTGTGTGGCCCGCCAGGACGAAGAAAAAAGATCACAGGAACGGATCCACGATGCAGCTGCCCTtcgacttgcgcgtgcggaCCCGGCCAGAGAAGAACAGCAGCGTGATACAGCTGCCCATCGACTTGCGCGTGCAGACCCTGCCACCAGAGAAGAAGAACAGCAGCGTGaaacagctgcccgtcgacttgcgcgtgaagaccca gattTGCAGGATGCAATGGTAGATGGGGATGGTGACCCCAGGAATGTTGGTTGTAGGGTGATCCTACCGTCGTCATTTACTGGTGGACCACGCTGCATGCATGAGCGTCAGCAGGATGCAATGACCTACGTTAGGAAGTATGGCCACCCCAACCTCTTTATCACCATGACCACCAATCCTAATTGGCCAGAGATTAGGAACAATCTACTACCAGGTCAAGAGCCTCTGGACCGTCCAGACTTAGTGGCCCGTGTGTTTAGGCTTAAGGTGAAGAAATTGTTAGAGATGCTCACAAAGGAGATGATTTTTGGGAAACCATGGGCTTGGCTCTACTCAACAGAATGGCAAAAGCGCGGTTTGCCACATTGCCATTTGCTGCAATGGCTTATTCCAGAGCACAAGATCACTCCAGATAAGATTGATGACATCATCTGTGCTGAGATCCCTGATCCAATGGTTGATCCTGAGCTGCATCAGATCATGATTTCCAACATGGTACATGGGCCCTGTGGGAGCATCAACCCTGACTCACCCTGCATGGAAGATGGCCGCTGCAGTAAGAGCTACCCAAAGCAGTTCAAGGCTGATACCCAACTACGTGCAGACAGTTACCCACTGTACAGGAGGAGGAGCCCTGAGCATGGTGGACAAGTGGCTACCATTAATATGAGGGTGATGGGGTCTCGCGTTACTCAAGAGATTGACAACAGGTGGATTGTGCCTTACAACAAACTTCTGCTTCATTCTTTAAACTGTCACTGTAATGTCGAGCTTTGCGTGTCCATCAAATCCATCAAGTATGTACTGAAATACGTACACAAGGGTTGTGATCAGGCAACCTTTGCTCTGAGGTCTGATCAGGTGGATGAGATCTCAGACTTCCAGAATGCACGCTACATCAGCAGCAGCGAGGCTGCCTGGAGAATACTGGAGTTCCCCATACATGAAAGGTTCCCTCCTGTTGAACAGCTTGCTGTTCACTTGGAGAATGGCCAACGAGTGTATTTCACTGAGGAGACTGCAAAAGAACAGGCTTCTGGTGACCCTCCGAAGACTACGTTGACAGAGTTCTTTGTTCTCTGTCAATCTGATGATTTCACCAGGACTCTGTTGTATGAAGAAGTGCCTCAGTACTACACGTGGAGCAGGAAGACTTGGAACAGGAGAAAACAGGGAAAGGATGTCGCTGACCATCCTGGAGTTAAGGAGGCTCAGGTTATAGGCAGAGTCTACACCATCAGTCCACGTCAGGGAGAATGCTTCTACCTTCGATTGCTGCTTCATCATGTTAGGGGACCCCAGTCTTTTGCTGACTTGAGAACTGTTGAAGGTGACCTCTGTAGTTCCTTTAGGGATGCATGTTTGAGGTTAGGTCTTCTTGAGGATGATAATCAGTACCACTTGGCTATGGaaaaggcatcagtcagcaaCTCACCTGCAAGTCTTCGCACCCTGTTTGCAGTGATCCTTAATTGGTGTGAACCATCCAACCCTCTGGAGATTTACGAGAACCACAAGGAAGCAATGGCAGAGGACTTCTTGCACCAGCAACGTACTCAACATCGGGATGATGACTTGGAGTTCAATGATGACATCTTCAATGTGGCTCTCAATGACTTGCAGGAAAAAGTTATTTCCATGGGAGGTAGGGAACTGTCTGAGTATGGGCTACCCCAGCCTCAGGCAGTGGATAGCAATAGGTTTGCACGTGTGTACCGTAGGGAGATTGACTATAATCCTGAAGAGCAACAGGCATACGTAAATCGTAATGTTCCATTGCTTATTGCTGACCAGCAAGATGTCTATGACACCTTTTGCTCCATGATAGATAGAGATGAGGGAGGCATGTTATTCTTGGATGCCCCTGGTGGAACTGGCAAAACTTTCTTGATCAATCTTATTCTAGCTAAACTTGGGTCTGTAGGTGACATAGCATTAGCTACTGCTTCTAGCGGAATAGCTGCTACTCTCTTGACTGGAGGACGTACCTTGCATAGCACCTTTAAGATCCCTTTGGACTTGCATGCATCGGACATCCCCATGTGCAACATCAAGAAAGGAACTGCACTATGTAGGGTGATCATAGAGGCTAAAGCCATAGTAGTCGACGAAGCCCCCATGACCAACAGAGGTGCTTTTGAAGCTTTGGACCGTACCCTGAGGGATCTGACAGGGAATGATAATCCAATGGGAGGCAAGTGCATGCTACTGTGTGGTGACTTCAGGCAGATTCTACCTGTCATTCAAGGTGGCACTAgaggtaacattgttgatgCTTGCCTCAAGCGATCTCATCTGTGGGACAGTGTGGTGGTTAAACAACTACACACTAACATGAGAGTGCACCTGTGTGGGGATGTGGCAGCTGGACAATTCGCTGAAGAACTATTGGCCATTGGAGATGGGAAGTTTCCTATTGACACTCTACCTGATGTTGTCCAGCTACCTGACACCATGGGAACCTTTGTGGATAGCAAGGAGGAACTGGTTTCCAGGGTGTATCCAGATTTGCTCTCTAACTTTAGCGACTTGGCTTGGCTTTCTGAACGCTGCATTCTTGCTCCTCTTAACAAGACCACTCATTCCATCAACGTGACTCTGGTGGAGCAGTTACCTGGTGACTGCTGTGACTACAGGTCCTTGGACACCATACCTGATGAATCTCAGGCTGTTCACTTTCCAACAGAATTCTTGAACTCTTTAGAGGTATCTGGACTACCTCAGCATCTTCTCTTACTTAAAGTAGGCGCTCCTATTATTATTCTACGTTCTCTAGATCCTCCAAGGGTTACTAATGGCACTAGGTGTGCAGTTACTAAACTGTCGGCTAACACAGTAGAGGCCAAGATTTCTCACG ACGGCTTCaatttccaattgcactttgctttgccatga
- the LOC136257566 gene encoding uncharacterized protein isoform X4: MNWEGDTSLFPKSGDTPLHKAAQWGHRIIAERLLSKGADPDSVNKTGDTPSKLAAKYGVKISFKHQQIIFQQKKKQVVAVLEKGLNKAKAKGETVPVRFVKILFTGSGAAGKTSFNNLLMKKTINKFHHSTNVVQAKHAISMKKAIVLEAKQSKNRSVVWLEMDSDSEIIYLRQVLLSSRKPAAVTQKRPTSNNQQNEVSRNTPQQINNAVEVQSNALSNQVKKPPLLSQSVGKRVASIFSNTVKIRSKNLGTFDDLVQSALHSGTSLNEVVYHPGEVLNIITLLDTGGQPEYIHLLPTVNIHPMVTFVVHDLSKSLEDQVLVEYSEHGEHMFEPYHLRYSNFDVIKFLMSTINDSLERPACQVPQLVTIPGRNTNSYLCCVGTHADEVSSESMNNTDNKLTAMVEKLDCKAAVWPNKDGGVLFSVDNTTAGNDSKEDPIAEYIRGKIDLLASDKDVYELPITWMLLELEICQVCLSYNKAYISFEDCIYIASQSKLITDVDQVKSALLYHHLLGVLLYYPDVPGLCDYVIVGHQWLFDRLSSIVRFTFKKSSNLNASKKLKYNGILCKELIEELKWEEELKEEYFISLLVEMKIIAPIHREDGSGEDYFIPYILPTYTSQSQGDDTLSQYGYLQGEPLLIQFVSNLLPRGFFCCLVVQLLQCLPDGWNHVLAQGDTYHTYSNLISFSLPHGYLLSLLDKLSYLEVEIRHERELYYRQVSIHLAVQDVLADALQGVCEQLNYNHGRLQYGFHCQCGGFNEEHIAVLTTMTPPFDYARCGHGNVKRMNLKSAHRIWLTEDSNYCNDTVISADVTDSGLKQDCECHQSTEYKLFTDYYSKLVDTLPASDLSHYFVSDRVISLADHEEIMKSLTRQKAARLILDRVSHQLQNGNSTVFNKMLLIMEHHGIATAKIVAGEIRKKLIEVECIVNCSGQDSNYQSVSTQAGAVRSAPSSDPPNESDLHSAEYEVFIQYFSQIVNSLSVQSLSAHFVAQNIISQEDQLEILSVTSPRKAVSFLLSRISSAVEAGVNESFYRFLDITEKYGSIDNRNISLAIKGKLLRCKESICKMKGNEEFTAIAKYSYYPEAQGELELVVGDEVIVLEELKDGWWRGRVGQNEGVFPSNMVDELSPVLTTPTDKVEQLSSSNKTRCGHYPQADSELELAVGDEVVLEEVEDGWLSGRIGQTEEVLPRIFAPNTSSNKLEQPSST, translated from the exons AAACAAGTTGTTGCTGTACTTGAAAAAGGTCTTAACAAAGCTAAAGCAAAAGGGGAAACAGTACCTGTAAGATTTGTCAAAATTCTTTTCACTGGTTCTGGGGCAGCTGGTAAAACTAGTTTTAACAATCTTTTAATGAagaaaaccatcaacaagtttCACCACAGCACTAATGTGGTTCAAGCAAAACATGCTATATCGATGAAAAAGGCAATTGTACTTGAAGCTAAGCAAAGCAAGAACAGAAGTGTAGTGTGGCTTGAAATGGACAGTGACTCTGAAATAATTTACCTAAGACAAGTACtactttcatcaaggaagccaGCAGCAGTGACCCAAAAGAGACCCACGTCAAATAATCAGCAAAACGAAGTATCAAGAAATACTCCACAGCAAATCAACAATGCTGTTGAGGTCCAAAGTAATGCACTTAGTAACCAAGTAAAAAAGCCTCCACTTTTGTCCCAGTCAGTAGGTAAACGTGTTGCTAGCATATTCTCGAATACAGTTAAAATTAGAAGCAAAAATCTTGGAACTTTTGATGACTTAGTACAAAGTGCTCTTCACAGTGGTACTTCTCTCAATGAGGTTGTTTACCATCCTGGAGAAGTGTTAAATATTATCACTCTACTTGACACAGGAGGACAGCCTGAATATATACATTTACTACCCACAGTCAATATCCACCCAATGGTGACCTTTGTGGTACATGATTTATCCAAGAGCCTTGAAGACCAAGTGTTGGTGGAGTACAGTGAACATGGTGAACACATGTTTGAACCTTATCATTTGAGGTACTCCAACTTTGATGTGATCAAGTTTCTGATGTCCACAATTAATGATTCCTTGGAAAGACCAGCATGTCAAGTTCCACAGTTGGTCACAATTCCTGGAAGGAATACCAATTCTTATCTTTGCTGTGTGGGAACTCATGCAGACGAAGTCAGTTCAGAAAGCATGAACAATACTGACAACAAACTGACTGCAATGGTTGAAAAACTAGACTGCAAAGCCGCAGTATGGCCAAACAAAGATGGCGGTGTGCTATTTTCAGTAGACAATACTACTGCTGGGAATGATAGTAAAGAAGACCCAATTGCAGAGTACATTCGTGGCAAGATTGACTTGTTAGCCTCTGACAAAGATGTGTATGAATTGCCAATCACTTGGATGTTGCTGGAGCTTGAAATATGCCAAGTGTGTCTTAGCTATAACAAAGCTTACATATCATTTGAAGACTGCATTTATATTGCCTCACAAAGCAAACTAATAACTGATGTGGATCAAGTTAAAAGTGCACTACTATACCACCACCTGTTGGGAGTGCTATTGTACTATCCTGACGTGCCTGGTTTGTGTGATTATGTGATTGTTGGTCACCAGTGGCTTTTTGACAGGCTTAGTAGCATTGTGCGCTTTACTTTCAAAAAGTCTTCTAATTTAAATGCTTCAAAAAAGCTGAAGTATAATGGAATTCTTTGTAAAGAACTGATAGAAGAATTAAAATGGGAAGAAGAACTCAAAGAAGAATATTTCATATCTCTTCTTGTTGAGATGAAAATAATAGCTCCAATCCACAGAGAAGATGGTAGTGGAGAGGACTACTTCATTCCCTATATACTACCAACTTACACTAGCCAGTCTCAAGGTGATGATACACTATCCCAATATGGCTACCTTCAAGGTGAACCACTTTTGATTCAGTTTGTATCCAACCTCCTACCAAGAGGATTCTTTTGTTGCTTAGTAGTACAACTTTTGCAGTGTTTACCAGATGGTTGGAATCATGTACTTGCTCAAGGAGACACTTATCACACTTACAGTAACTTGATCTCTTTCAGCTTACCTCATGGCTACCTCCTGTCATTGCTGGACAAACTGTCATACCTGGAAGTTGAAATTAGACATGAAAGAGAGTTATATTATCGACAAGTTTCCATACACCTTGCAGTACAGGATGTGCTAGCTGATGCTTTACAAGGTGTTTGTGAACAGTTAAATTACAATCATGGCAGACTCCAATATGGTTTTCACTGTCAGTGTGGAGGATTCAATGAGGAGCACATAGCAGTACTCACTACTATGACTCCTCCATTTGATTATGCTCGTTGTGGTCATGGAAATGTAAAGCGTATGAATTTGAAAAGTGCTCACCGAATATGGCTAACAGAA GATTCCAATTACTGTAATGATACAGTAATATCAGCGGATGTGACTGATAGTGGATTGAAACAGGATTGTGAAT GTCACCAGTCAACAGAGTACAAGTTGTTCACTGACTACTACAGTAAACTAGTGGACACCTTACCTGCCAGTGATCTCTCTCATTACTTTGTATCAGATAGAGTGATCTCACTAGCTGATCATGAGGAGATTATGAAATCCTTAACACGACAAAAAGCAGCTAGACTGATACTAGACAGAGTTTCACATCAGCTACAGAATGGTAATAGTACAGTGTTCAACAAGATGTTACTGATTATGGAACACCATGGTATTGCTACTGCTAAAATTGTAGCTGGAGAAATTAGAAAAAAGTTAATAGAAGTGGAGTGCATTGTTAATTGCAGTGGACAAG ACTCAAATTACCAGTCAGTATCTACCCAAGCTGGGGCTGTAAGATCTGCTCCAAGCAGTGACCCTCCTAATGAATCAG ATCTTCACTCAGCAGAGTATGAAGTGTTCATTCAATATTTCAGTCAAATTGTGAACAGTTTATCAGTTCAGTCATTGTCTGCACACTTTGTTGCACAGAACATAATATCACAAGAAGATCAGTTAGAGATACTCTCTGTTACCTCACCAAGGAAAGCAGTTAGTTTTCTGTTGAGCAGAATATCATCTGCGGTTGAAGCAGGAGTTAATGAGAGCTTCTATAGATTCCTGGACATTACAGAGAAGTATGGTAGTATTGACAACAGAAATATTTCACTAGCTATTAAAGGAAAATTGTTAAGGTGTAAAGAGAGTATTTGCAAAATGAAAG GCAATGAGGAATTTACAGCAATAGCCAAGTACAGTTATTACCCAGAAGCTCAAGGTGAGTTAGAGTTAGTTGTCGGAGATGAAGTAATTGTACTAGAAGAGTTGAAAGATGGCTGGTGGAGGGGTAGGGTAGGACAAAATGAAGGAGTGTTCCCTAGCAACATGGTTGATGAGCTGTCACCAGTACTGACTACTCCAACTGATAAAGTAGAACAACTATCAA GTAGCAACAAAACCAGGTGCGGTCATTATCCACAAGCTGATAGTGAACTAGAGTTAGCTGTTGGAGATGAAGTTGTGTTGGAAGAAGTGGAAGATGGCTGGTTGAGTGGTAGGATTGGACAAACAGAAGAAGTCTTACCTAGGATATTTGCTCCTAACACTTCAAGTAACAAACTGGAGCAACCAtcaa GTACATAA
- the LOC136257566 gene encoding uncharacterized protein isoform X5, which yields MVCVASFQTGDTPSKLAAKYGVKISFKHQQIIFQQKKKQVVAVLEKGLNKAKAKGETVPVRFVKILFTGSGAAGKTSFNNLLMKKTINKFHHSTNVVQAKHAISMKKAIVLEAKQSKNRSVVWLEMDSDSEIIYLRQVLLSSRKPAAVTQKRPTSNNQQNEVSRNTPQQINNAVEVQSNALSNQVKKPPLLSQSVGKRVASIFSNTVKIRSKNLGTFDDLVQSALHSGTSLNEVVYHPGEVLNIITLLDTGGQPEYIHLLPTVNIHPMVTFVVHDLSKSLEDQVLVEYSEHGEHMFEPYHLRYSNFDVIKFLMSTINDSLERPACQVPQLVTIPGRNTNSYLCCVGTHADEVSSESMNNTDNKLTAMVEKLDCKAAVWPNKDGGVLFSVDNTTAGNDSKEDPIAEYIRGKIDLLASDKDVYELPITWMLLELEICQVCLSYNKAYISFEDCIYIASQSKLITDVDQVKSALLYHHLLGVLLYYPDVPGLCDYVIVGHQWLFDRLSSIVRFTFKKSSNLNASKKLKYNGILCKELIEELKWEEELKEEYFISLLVEMKIIAPIHREDGSGEDYFIPYILPTYTSQSQGDDTLSQYGYLQGEPLLIQFVSNLLPRGFFCCLVVQLLQCLPDGWNHVLAQGDTYHTYSNLISFSLPHGYLLSLLDKLSYLEVEIRHERELYYRQVSIHLAVQDVLADALQGVCEQLNYNHGRLQYGFHCQCGGFNEEHIAVLTTMTPPFDYARCGHGNVKRMNLKSAHRIWLTEDSNYCNDTVISADVTDSGLKQDCECHQSTEYKLFTDYYSKLVDTLPASDLSHYFVSDRVISLADHEEIMKSLTRQKAARLILDRVSHQLQNGNSTVFNKMLLIMEHHGIATAKIVAGEIRKKLIEVECIVNCSGQDSNYQSVSTQAGAVRSAPSSDPPNESDLHSAEYEVFIQYFSQIVNSLSVQSLSAHFVAQNIISQEDQLEILSVTSPRKAVSFLLSRISSAVEAGVNESFYRFLDITEKYGSIDNRNISLAIKGKLLRCKESICKMKGNEEFTAIAKYSYYPEAQGELELVVGDEVIVLEELKDGWWRGRVGQNEGVFPSNMVDELSPVLTTPTDKVEQLSSSNKTRCGHYPQADSELELAVGDEVVLEEVEDGWLSGRIGQTEEVLPRIFAPNTSSNKLEQPSST from the exons AAACAAGTTGTTGCTGTACTTGAAAAAGGTCTTAACAAAGCTAAAGCAAAAGGGGAAACAGTACCTGTAAGATTTGTCAAAATTCTTTTCACTGGTTCTGGGGCAGCTGGTAAAACTAGTTTTAACAATCTTTTAATGAagaaaaccatcaacaagtttCACCACAGCACTAATGTGGTTCAAGCAAAACATGCTATATCGATGAAAAAGGCAATTGTACTTGAAGCTAAGCAAAGCAAGAACAGAAGTGTAGTGTGGCTTGAAATGGACAGTGACTCTGAAATAATTTACCTAAGACAAGTACtactttcatcaaggaagccaGCAGCAGTGACCCAAAAGAGACCCACGTCAAATAATCAGCAAAACGAAGTATCAAGAAATACTCCACAGCAAATCAACAATGCTGTTGAGGTCCAAAGTAATGCACTTAGTAACCAAGTAAAAAAGCCTCCACTTTTGTCCCAGTCAGTAGGTAAACGTGTTGCTAGCATATTCTCGAATACAGTTAAAATTAGAAGCAAAAATCTTGGAACTTTTGATGACTTAGTACAAAGTGCTCTTCACAGTGGTACTTCTCTCAATGAGGTTGTTTACCATCCTGGAGAAGTGTTAAATATTATCACTCTACTTGACACAGGAGGACAGCCTGAATATATACATTTACTACCCACAGTCAATATCCACCCAATGGTGACCTTTGTGGTACATGATTTATCCAAGAGCCTTGAAGACCAAGTGTTGGTGGAGTACAGTGAACATGGTGAACACATGTTTGAACCTTATCATTTGAGGTACTCCAACTTTGATGTGATCAAGTTTCTGATGTCCACAATTAATGATTCCTTGGAAAGACCAGCATGTCAAGTTCCACAGTTGGTCACAATTCCTGGAAGGAATACCAATTCTTATCTTTGCTGTGTGGGAACTCATGCAGACGAAGTCAGTTCAGAAAGCATGAACAATACTGACAACAAACTGACTGCAATGGTTGAAAAACTAGACTGCAAAGCCGCAGTATGGCCAAACAAAGATGGCGGTGTGCTATTTTCAGTAGACAATACTACTGCTGGGAATGATAGTAAAGAAGACCCAATTGCAGAGTACATTCGTGGCAAGATTGACTTGTTAGCCTCTGACAAAGATGTGTATGAATTGCCAATCACTTGGATGTTGCTGGAGCTTGAAATATGCCAAGTGTGTCTTAGCTATAACAAAGCTTACATATCATTTGAAGACTGCATTTATATTGCCTCACAAAGCAAACTAATAACTGATGTGGATCAAGTTAAAAGTGCACTACTATACCACCACCTGTTGGGAGTGCTATTGTACTATCCTGACGTGCCTGGTTTGTGTGATTATGTGATTGTTGGTCACCAGTGGCTTTTTGACAGGCTTAGTAGCATTGTGCGCTTTACTTTCAAAAAGTCTTCTAATTTAAATGCTTCAAAAAAGCTGAAGTATAATGGAATTCTTTGTAAAGAACTGATAGAAGAATTAAAATGGGAAGAAGAACTCAAAGAAGAATATTTCATATCTCTTCTTGTTGAGATGAAAATAATAGCTCCAATCCACAGAGAAGATGGTAGTGGAGAGGACTACTTCATTCCCTATATACTACCAACTTACACTAGCCAGTCTCAAGGTGATGATACACTATCCCAATATGGCTACCTTCAAGGTGAACCACTTTTGATTCAGTTTGTATCCAACCTCCTACCAAGAGGATTCTTTTGTTGCTTAGTAGTACAACTTTTGCAGTGTTTACCAGATGGTTGGAATCATGTACTTGCTCAAGGAGACACTTATCACACTTACAGTAACTTGATCTCTTTCAGCTTACCTCATGGCTACCTCCTGTCATTGCTGGACAAACTGTCATACCTGGAAGTTGAAATTAGACATGAAAGAGAGTTATATTATCGACAAGTTTCCATACACCTTGCAGTACAGGATGTGCTAGCTGATGCTTTACAAGGTGTTTGTGAACAGTTAAATTACAATCATGGCAGACTCCAATATGGTTTTCACTGTCAGTGTGGAGGATTCAATGAGGAGCACATAGCAGTACTCACTACTATGACTCCTCCATTTGATTATGCTCGTTGTGGTCATGGAAATGTAAAGCGTATGAATTTGAAAAGTGCTCACCGAATATGGCTAACAGAA GATTCCAATTACTGTAATGATACAGTAATATCAGCGGATGTGACTGATAGTGGATTGAAACAGGATTGTGAAT GTCACCAGTCAACAGAGTACAAGTTGTTCACTGACTACTACAGTAAACTAGTGGACACCTTACCTGCCAGTGATCTCTCTCATTACTTTGTATCAGATAGAGTGATCTCACTAGCTGATCATGAGGAGATTATGAAATCCTTAACACGACAAAAAGCAGCTAGACTGATACTAGACAGAGTTTCACATCAGCTACAGAATGGTAATAGTACAGTGTTCAACAAGATGTTACTGATTATGGAACACCATGGTATTGCTACTGCTAAAATTGTAGCTGGAGAAATTAGAAAAAAGTTAATAGAAGTGGAGTGCATTGTTAATTGCAGTGGACAAG ACTCAAATTACCAGTCAGTATCTACCCAAGCTGGGGCTGTAAGATCTGCTCCAAGCAGTGACCCTCCTAATGAATCAG ATCTTCACTCAGCAGAGTATGAAGTGTTCATTCAATATTTCAGTCAAATTGTGAACAGTTTATCAGTTCAGTCATTGTCTGCACACTTTGTTGCACAGAACATAATATCACAAGAAGATCAGTTAGAGATACTCTCTGTTACCTCACCAAGGAAAGCAGTTAGTTTTCTGTTGAGCAGAATATCATCTGCGGTTGAAGCAGGAGTTAATGAGAGCTTCTATAGATTCCTGGACATTACAGAGAAGTATGGTAGTATTGACAACAGAAATATTTCACTAGCTATTAAAGGAAAATTGTTAAGGTGTAAAGAGAGTATTTGCAAAATGAAAG GCAATGAGGAATTTACAGCAATAGCCAAGTACAGTTATTACCCAGAAGCTCAAGGTGAGTTAGAGTTAGTTGTCGGAGATGAAGTAATTGTACTAGAAGAGTTGAAAGATGGCTGGTGGAGGGGTAGGGTAGGACAAAATGAAGGAGTGTTCCCTAGCAACATGGTTGATGAGCTGTCACCAGTACTGACTACTCCAACTGATAAAGTAGAACAACTATCAA GTAGCAACAAAACCAGGTGCGGTCATTATCCACAAGCTGATAGTGAACTAGAGTTAGCTGTTGGAGATGAAGTTGTGTTGGAAGAAGTGGAAGATGGCTGGTTGAGTGGTAGGATTGGACAAACAGAAGAAGTCTTACCTAGGATATTTGCTCCTAACACTTCAAGTAACAAACTGGAGCAACCAtcaa GTACATAA